In the uncultured Methanobacterium sp. genome, one interval contains:
- a CDS encoding site-specific DNA-methyltransferase: MTLKDKMKTVKLKDLNPAPYNPNYMDKTQTKQLSNSIDTWGYLDPIIVNKRNMVVVGGHQRLTKLLKKGVIEEDVVLVDLDTTNEKALNLALNKIKGQFDETKLESLIEDLEIEGFNVELTGFQNTELQSLFPEEKLPVVDDDFDPEVEVEPKVQPGDIWILGRHRLLCGDATKDEDMQLLMNNHLADLIITDPPYNVNYTGATKDKLTIQNDNMDKENFHEFLLKSYQVMYKAAAPGASIYVFHADTEAVNFRETFTKAGWKLAQCCIWAKQSLVMGRQDYHWQHEPIIYGWKPTGPHKWYSDRKQSTLWHFNKPQKNLEHPTMKPFEIIAYAMQNSSKKEDIILDPFGGSGTTLIAAEQTQRTCHTIELDPHYCDVIINRWEEFTGEKAILEE, from the coding sequence TTGACACTCAAAGACAAAATGAAAACAGTCAAATTGAAGGATCTTAACCCTGCACCATACAACCCTAACTACATGGATAAGACTCAAACAAAACAACTCTCGAACAGCATCGATACATGGGGATACCTGGACCCGATCATAGTAAACAAAAGAAACATGGTCGTAGTAGGGGGCCATCAAAGACTCACCAAACTATTAAAAAAAGGAGTAATCGAGGAAGATGTTGTCCTCGTAGATCTGGACACAACTAATGAAAAAGCACTCAACCTGGCCCTTAACAAAATAAAAGGACAATTCGATGAAACCAAACTCGAAAGCCTAATTGAAGACCTGGAAATAGAAGGCTTCAATGTTGAACTCACAGGCTTCCAAAACACAGAACTACAATCATTATTCCCTGAAGAAAAACTCCCAGTAGTCGATGATGACTTTGATCCTGAAGTAGAAGTTGAACCGAAAGTACAACCAGGAGACATATGGATCCTGGGCAGACACCGCTTACTCTGTGGGGATGCCACAAAAGATGAAGACATGCAACTTTTAATGAACAACCACCTGGCCGACCTAATCATAACAGACCCACCCTACAATGTAAACTACACTGGAGCAACCAAGGACAAACTAACAATCCAGAACGACAACATGGACAAAGAAAACTTCCATGAATTCCTACTCAAATCATATCAAGTAATGTATAAAGCAGCTGCACCCGGGGCCAGCATCTATGTATTCCACGCAGACACCGAAGCAGTGAACTTCCGAGAAACCTTCACCAAAGCCGGATGGAAACTAGCACAATGCTGTATCTGGGCCAAACAATCACTAGTCATGGGTCGTCAGGATTACCACTGGCAACACGAACCCATCATATATGGCTGGAAACCCACAGGGCCACATAAATGGTACAGTGACCGGAAACAATCCACACTCTGGCATTTCAACAAACCCCAGAAGAACCTTGAACACCCCACCATGAAACCTTTTGAGATCATCGCTTATGCTATGCAAAACAGCAGCAAAAAAGAAGACATCATCCTGGACCCATTCGGAGGAAGTGGAACCACACTAATAGCAGCTGAACAAACACAAAGAACCTGCCACACCATAGAATTGGACCCTCACTACTGTGATGTAATCATCAACCGATGGGAAGAATTTACAGGAGAAAAAGCTATCCTTGAGGAATAA
- a CDS encoding XkdF-like putative serine protease domain-containing protein, translated as MTNQKSRKYARADGSFEYITSLVLDAIKKGLSKNQYASIPATYPDHVFAEIYTEDPVTYTGSTEVFKIPFSIDTDGNVTLGEATPAKEVKTFESTKMGLFVQKNDAKREVTGPVELPGCPDCDYKRGEKIRSVEEVAGFCNAFDNFKIADEMHLYGATGKRVGDVTKHWTIENDETYTNIIGQQVTLPRGTWMATTKITDDETWKKVEDGTYKGYSGTYLSKKDADELKKTLTASKNESNFGQTVLASANKRVLIKDLEEPTPVTISIVDNPCVPNAIFTSVKACQTSQKAGRSISNSTLSTLQKAHDTAQNALDNVKKLLKKAEGERPSADKEVDDMDEKELATLVGDTVDKKFDEKVKPISEKIEAMEKKLPEVKKANPPGNPGKTAIKCTKCEHEIKGAAKFCPECGDQILHEGEKPAEKLEDNPVIKGILESQKKITEKLGIPPESQKIEGQEDDPVDPAKKSDDDFYAQAGIKRSGRPKDEK; from the coding sequence TTGACAAACCAAAAAAGCAGAAAATATGCTAGAGCAGATGGAAGCTTCGAATACATCACATCACTAGTTCTAGATGCAATCAAGAAAGGACTCAGTAAAAACCAGTACGCCAGTATCCCAGCCACTTATCCCGATCATGTCTTTGCGGAGATATACACAGAAGACCCGGTAACCTACACTGGATCAACTGAAGTATTCAAAATACCATTCTCAATAGATACTGATGGTAATGTGACTTTGGGCGAGGCAACACCTGCCAAGGAAGTCAAAACTTTTGAATCTACAAAGATGGGATTGTTCGTACAGAAAAACGATGCCAAAAGAGAAGTTACTGGACCCGTAGAACTACCAGGATGTCCAGACTGTGACTATAAACGGGGCGAGAAAATACGCTCAGTTGAAGAAGTTGCAGGGTTCTGTAATGCTTTTGATAATTTCAAAATTGCAGATGAAATGCATTTATATGGGGCAACTGGAAAGCGAGTTGGAGATGTAACCAAACACTGGACAATCGAGAACGATGAAACATACACTAACATAATCGGGCAACAGGTAACCCTCCCAAGAGGTACTTGGATGGCTACCACCAAGATCACCGATGATGAAACCTGGAAGAAAGTTGAAGATGGAACTTACAAGGGATACAGTGGCACGTATCTATCCAAGAAGGACGCAGACGAATTAAAAAAGACACTGACAGCCAGTAAAAATGAATCTAATTTTGGTCAGACAGTTTTGGCGAGTGCCAATAAAAGAGTTTTAATCAAGGACCTGGAAGAACCCACTCCAGTGACTATTAGTATTGTTGACAATCCTTGTGTTCCGAATGCTATTTTTACATCAGTTAAAGCCTGTCAAACATCTCAAAAGGCGGGGCGTAGTATAAGCAATTCCACACTATCAACACTACAAAAAGCACATGACACAGCCCAGAATGCACTAGATAATGTTAAAAAATTACTAAAAAAAGCTGAAGGCGAAAGGCCATCAGCAGATAAGGAGGTAGATGATATGGATGAAAAAGAATTAGCCACATTAGTAGGCGATACTGTAGATAAGAAATTTGATGAGAAGGTTAAACCGATTTCTGAAAAAATTGAGGCAATGGAAAAGAAACTCCCTGAAGTTAAGAAAGCAAACCCTCCAGGCAACCCTGGAAAAACTGCAATCAAATGCACTAAATGCGAACACGAAATAAAAGGAGCTGCTAAATTCTGCCCAGAATGTGGGGACCAGATCCTACATGAAGGTGAGAAACCAGCCGAGAAACTGGAAGACAATCCAGTTATCAAGGGCATTCTGGAAAGCCAAAAGAAGATCACTGAGAAGCTTGGAATTCCCCCTGAATCGCAGAAAATAGAAGGGCAGGAAGATGACCCTGTTGACCCTGCTAAAAAGTCAGATGATGATTTCTATGCACAGGCTGGTATAAAACGGTCTGGTAGACCTAAAGATGAAAAATAA